From the bacterium genome, the window ATCACCGCGCGCATTCTTTCGCTGGTCGAAATCGGCGCATTGACCGCCGCCTCCAGGAGCGCGATCGCGTGAGCGCCACCGCCCCAACCCGACGCTCGCCGTTGTGGCGGTTTGTCGCCTATATCCGTCCGCACCGCGCGCTGGTGGTCTGGTCGGTCGCCGCCACCGTGTTGTTCGTTCTGCTCTCGGCATTGCAGATCTGGCTCATCGGTCCGTTGGTCGGCGCGCTTTTCGGCCAACTCCCCAGCGCCGCCTCGCCCGCGGTCGAGACCCTCTCCGGCGGCGGCATCGATCAGATGTTCGCCGGCATCAAGGTCGCGTTCCACCGTTTCCTGCGCGATTTGATGGTCACCGACGACACCACCGCGACGCTGGCGCGGCTGTGTGTCGCCATCCTCATCATCTCGCTGCTCAAGGCGGTCTTCGGCTACATCCAGTCGTTCACCGTCGCCCTGGCCCAGCAACGGATCATCCGCATCCTGCGCGACCGGATGTTCGAGCACTACCATGACCTCTCGCTGGCCTACTTCACCCGCACCCGCACCGGACAGGTGATTTCGCGCGTCGGCAACGATGTTCGCATCCTCAACGACATGCTCGATCTGGCCCTCGGACGCCTCTTCCGCGATCCGCTTCTGGTGCTGGTGCTCTTGATTTCGCTGTTTGTGCTCAACTGGCGTCTGACGCTTCTGGCGATGCTGGTCCTGCCGCTGGCAATCGGCGCGATGACATTGGTCTGGCGCTACATCCGCCGCTACTCCCGACGCGCCCAGGAACGCATGGGCGACATCTCCTCGATCCTCGAGGAATCGATCGGCGGCGTGCGCGTCGTGAAGGCATTCGGACGCGAGGATCATGAAAAAGCCCGCTTCGCCGAGGCGAACAAGGGATACTACAAGGCGATGGTGAAGATGGCCCGCGCCCGTCTGGCCAGCTCGCCGATCAACGAATTCCTCGGCACCGTCGCGGGCGTCATCATCCTCTGGTTCGGCGGGTTGACCGTGCTTGATGGTTCCGGCTTCACGCCCAGCGAGTTCATGACCTATGTTCTCCTGGTCTTTTCGCTCATCCAGCCGGTCAAGGCGCTGGCGGGCGTGCATGCCCGCCTCGCCGAGGGCG encodes:
- a CDS encoding ABC transporter ATP-binding protein, whose translation is MSATAPTRRSPLWRFVAYIRPHRALVVWSVAATVLFVLLSALQIWLIGPLVGALFGQLPSAASPAVETLSGGGIDQMFAGIKVAFHRFLRDLMVTDDTTATLARLCVAILIISLLKAVFGYIQSFTVALAQQRIIRILRDRMFEHYHDLSLAYFTRTRTGQVISRVGNDVRILNDMLDLALGRLFRDPLLVLVLLISLFVLNWRLTLLAMLVLPLAIGAMTLVWRYIRRYSRRAQERMGDISSILEESIGGVRVVKAFGREDHEKARFAEANKGYYKAMVKMARARLASSPINEFLGTVAGVIILWFGGLTVLDGSGFTPSEFMTYVLLVFSLIQPVKALAGVHARLAEGEAAAERVFEALDTPVDVKDAPDAQPLRGFHSEIRFDRVSFSYGGELVLRDIDLTIKRGQSVALVGPSGGGKSTLCDLLARFYDPVAGAITIDGHDLRSLTARSLRDHLGVVTQDVVLFYDTVARNIAYGYDPIDPDRLRRAADAAYALEFIEALPEKWNTLIGPRGVKLSGGQRQRLAIARAIFKDPPILIFDEATSSLDTESEFAVQRAIDNLLADRTALIVAHRLSTVRRADLIVVLDKGQIVERGTHEELIVRDGLYRRLHNLQFEAEALLQPVTRTGEGETHT